Proteins from a genomic interval of Lates calcarifer isolate ASB-BC8 unplaced genomic scaffold, TLL_Latcal_v3 _unitig_659_quiver_1863, whole genome shotgun sequence:
- the LOC108879436 gene encoding interleukin-17F-like, protein MDMKQVLIFGLFLVPVWTCNMTRMHRCYDEHELSEAAERKLRTHYLQPPESSPAAAEDSPVSCPVALYGQQQPQALSDRSLSPWRYILRTKPDHFPSTYTEAQCLCAGCILIQDKKPPVESHDYNSVPIEQSRVFLKRELCCDGKKYHLKPVTVKVTVGCACAVPPQIRTSS, encoded by the exons atggaCATGAAGCAG GTTCTCATCTTCGGACTTTTCCTCGTGCCTGTGTGGACGTGCAACATGACCAGGATGCACCGGTGTTATGATGAGCACGAGCTGAGTGAGGCAGCGGAGAGGAAGCTGAGGACCCACTACCTGCAGCCCCCGGAGTCCTCACCTGCTGCGGCGGAGGACTCACCTGTGTCCTGCCCCGTGGCGCTTTACggacagcagcagcctcaggcCCTGAGCGACAGATCCCTGTCCCCCTGGAGATACAT ACTTAGGACCAAGCCAGATCACTTTCCCTCCACCTACACGGAGGCTCAGTGCCTGTGTGCAGGGTGCATCCTGATCCAGGACAAGAAGCCCCCAGTGGAGAGCCATGACTACAACTCAGTGCCCATAGAGCAGAGCAGGGTGTTTCTCAAAAGGGAGCTCTGCTGCGATGGGAAGAAGTACCACCTGAAGCCAGTCACTGTGAAGGTGACTGTGGGCTGTGCCTGTGCTGTGCCTCCGCAGATCAGGACCTCGTCCTAG